GATGCTGCCCCTGAGCGACATCTACAAGTTCATCATGGAGCGCTTCCCCTACTACCGGGAGCACACGCAGCGCTGGCAGAACTCCCTGCGCCACAACCTCTCCTTCAACGACTGCTTCATCAAGATCCCGCGCCGGCCCGACCAGCCGGGCAAGGGCAGCTTCTGGGCGCTGCACCCGGACTGCGGCGACATGTTCGAGAACGGCAGCTTCCTGCGGCGCCGCAAGCGCTTCAAGGTGCTGCGCCCCGAGCCGCCGCTGCCCGGCGGGGTGCCCAAGGGCCCCGCGCACCCGCCGCACGTGGTGCACTACTTCCACCCGCAGCACCCGGGCAAGATGCAGGGCCTGGGCACCTCGGAGGCGGCCGTGGctgccgctgccgccgccgctgcggCCGGCGTAGGGAGGCTGCCCCAGTTCCAGCCCTACGGCCTCAATGGGAGCAGCCCGTCGTCGGGCTTCAAACACCCCTTCGCCATCGAGAACATTATCGGGAGAGATTACAAGGGGGTGATCCAAGCCAGCGGGCTGCCCTTGGCTTCAGTGATGCACCATCTCGGGTACCCCGTGTCCAGCCAGCTCAGCAACATGGTCAGCTCCGTGTGGCCGCACGTGGGGGTGATGGACTCGATGGCCAGCATGCCCGTGTCTCACGAGTATGGACCATTTGGGGTGCCCATGAAGGCTCTCTGCCACCCACCCGGCCAGACTATGCCAGCGGTTCCTGTGCCCATCAAACCCACCCCGGCTCTGCCACCTGTGTCTGCCATCCCCGCTCTGACAGTCAACCCTTCGCAGATCTGCCCTTCCACTTCGCCAGCGTCTTCTTCCCTCCTTGAGCAGACTCCACCAACCCCCTCTGAGGGCAAGAGCGCCTTACACTCTGTCCTAGTACATTCCTAAAGGGCacgggcagagagagagagagagagagacgcctAGCCACAAAAGGTGTATTTGTAAGGGCAAGGGATCTATCTGAGAAATGGGCTCTTAAATGGTTTGATTAATATAACCTATCTGGTGTCTGTGTTTATATATTGTACAATCAGATTATTATTGAGAGCCAGGTTTCAGGTAAGAGCTTCTATTGTTGTTAACTATTATAAAACTGATAAACTGATTAAGTGATGGAAAGGTGATGTGAAAAGTCACAGTGGCTGCAGAAGTAGACCCTGGTCCATTTCTGAACAGAGGAAAGTGCTGTGTGGGCAGCACATTGGGGTGGGTCTAAAATCCAGATACATAAGAGCTCAGCAGTCAGAGTGGAATCGGTTACTCTTCagcattatatattttaaacGGAATAATATTTCTGCAGCTGGGATATAAAAGAACAGTGCTAAGATTCGAGATGAAAATCTGCAAAATAAGGGATTCTCGAGTAGTTAGggtaaaaggaaattatttttagaAACTTTTATTTCCTTAACAAGATAAAGGGTTGGATAAAATTGCcattaaaatctgattttaaaaatatctcaaaGGGAAACTTGTTTGTGTTTCTCTGCTGGATAGCAAGACTGATCTTGCTCTGAAAGGGACACCAAAGCAATTACCGTTGACAAAGGCAAGCAACAAGGGATTAAAGTGGGAGGCTCTCGATTGCAAAAGTAAATTTTGCAAAACAATGGAGAAATTATTAGAAATTTAAACTGCAGCTGCATTAACAGCCAAGGGCTCTTTTAAATATGGGTAAGTAGTCATGACTCTATattcttgtttgcagtgttgttgcagcgtattggtcccaggatatcagagacaaggtgggtggggtaatatcttttactggaccaacttctgctggtgaaacaAACACGCCTTTGAGCTACACAGGTCTTCAGGACTTGCAGTAGAGGtccgtgtagctcgaaagcttgtctcttcatcagcagaagttgaccaataaaagatattacctcacccaccttgttgctGTATATTCTTTACAGTTCGCAGTGAATGAATATTTAACCCGTGgggaaggaaacatttttatagcGGACTCTTTAATTAAACAAATGCGTGGGACGTAACATTGCTTGTGAACTTGTACCATGGCTCTCAATTTTcttctcaaaataaaaaaatccctgcTACTTGTGAGTTAAGCTTTTCACATCATCTTTTAACAACTCACAGATATAGCTATTTGATGTGTGTTGCTTGGTGTGTATTTCAGCTGAGTTTGAAAACTAAGAACTGCTGAATGAGAAGTATAaaacacaaagattttttttttaaatcacaggaaAAGCactttactggaaaaaaaaaacttccaccAGAAAAGAGGGAAGTTATGAAGCAAACCTCTCAAAAGtcacattttgtttctttgatgAATCCCAGTTGGCTTGTGAATGATTGTTACAGTTGTCTGTCTGCCCTGCTGTACAGTACACCAATGTTTAATTAAAACCGAGCTATTGATTTGCTTCTGCTGGCGCTGCTGTTTAGGATGTTTCACTTGTCATCCCAGATGGGCATTTTCCTCCGAGAGATATGTGCTCATGTATGCATTAGGAACCTCccaaacatacacaaacacatacacgtTTCTGGTGCTGTGTTCTGCTAAGCATAAAACAAGGAATTCTGTGAAAAGTAAGTTTGCTATTTCATAGAGAAATTCTTAATCCACTTCCACTTGATCTGTTTATTTCGTCTAGTTGGAAAGTTTGTTCTGGAGTTTCTACTTTTTTCTCAGCCTTAACCTCCAATATGCGCCTGCCCTTATATTTTGCTAATGAAAAAACAGAAGTCTTGAAGGTGTTCTACACTGACCTGAAATCCTGCTCCTTCTCTTCTATAGCGATGCTGTGAGAAGGGTGGGAAGAAAGGAGAAAGCAAATGAAGCTGTGAAGGTAGGGGCGGGGGACTCTAGATCCGATCctgattccattgaagttaattggaattatgtcattgatttcaattggtaCACAGGCTCGGGTTCACTGGTTATAGTTTTCTCACCAGATAAGCCTGAAATCTTCTGAGTCGTTCGTTTTTAATTTTTTACCGAAGGGATCTGCTCATAGGGTTTGCCGGGTTCCCAGATATCCAGATTGCAGTCCAAGTCTTTGCTTTAGAGAAGGATGGCTGCCTGGTACCTAAACCAATGGCTTCCGCCTTCTTTGGTGATATCGATCTGTTCGATACTTCGGCTGGGAAGGGCGAACCTGTTGCAATCTCCGTGGTCTAGGCTGAAACTGCATCTAGCTTTCCTAAAACACAGTGTGGTAGTATCTGTCCACTTTAAATTCCACTGGTATGGTTCCATCCGATCCAGAGGGTGGTTTTTACTTTAATTTCCAGAATCAAAATAACTCTTAGAGcagcgaaggaaaaaaaaaaaacctgcgaaCGAAGCACAGATCTGTATCCCGGTTTGGCAATCAGATGTGGGAACGACGCAGGAAAAGTTTTTCATCGCACACATGCCGGGCAGGAATTCAGTATCAAAAATTACAAGAAATAGACACCTTCTAATTCTTTGATAGCTTCCCTTAGATTTTACATGGGAACAAACTTCGACATTTCTATAGCTACATTAGTTATAAATTAAGCGattcacaaaatgtttaaaatttaaatttactgGCGGCTATTGAAAGCCCTATAATTGCTCTACAATTATAAATACACGAAAAGTCGCTTTTGATGTACAAAAGTGCTCTTTTCAGAATTAGTTCACTGtctagatttttcttttctttttcttgttaaaTCCGGACTGTTTTTAAAGCAACcatctcatttttgtgtagttgaTTGCAGCTATTTTGGCACATAACAGAAAGAAAGCTGGACGCTTTTAGGAccagctgccactgacttcaatgaaggtAGGGGCTGACCCTGACATTGATATAGGCACGATTTTCTGATATTTCTTAGAAaagattccccccgcccccgagcaaTACACAGGGTAAAGGAGATGAGAAATACAGAGTAGAAGAAGAAATAACCAGACTGCGAATTACTTAGAAGATTCATTTCTGAGTGGAAGCTCCATTTGATTCAACAAGAATATTGGTACCAGAAGCAGGGGTGGAATTGTAAGAGTGTAGGTGAGATGTTGATCGGGTGTAGACAAACTCTGCCAAGGCAAGTGAAAGGGATTGTGCTACTAGAGGGATCTCTAGTATATCTAATACTCTTCCCTCTTGTACTTGTTTCTCTCTCAAAGAAAACTATAGTGTCTGGCTGGCTGTCAAATAACTTGTATTCGGGGGTTGTCATGGGTTCTTATTCCAAAGTGAATTGATTTTGCCAGCCTTTAACTCATCAAATATGATACAGCACAGCAGTCATAAAAAGGCTGTGACTAGGGAGGGAGGAAACAAGGAGAGAGGCGCAGGTGACAATTAAGTAGAGTTACTAGACATCCAAGATGTTTGACAAATTCCTTCCTTTGACACGCTGTTTTTGTCCCTGGTTCTAACGATGCAGATCCGGGCTCCTGCAAAACTCCATAGGACTTCAACAGGCGGTTAGCCTGGGCACCACAGCTGCAGGATCTAGCCCAAAGGAAGTGAACCTGTCAGCAAAGCACGCTGTAGGAGTCGGGAGATGTGCAGGCAGAATGCCTTGCAGTGAGGATGATCGATAATGATCTTTTCTCAACATACAAAAAATAACAGTAAGGGTGATTGTGAGGGGATCCTTGCCAAATAGTGGTGACCTTAGTGACAgaaatagtctcactgaagtcaacaggacccGTGTGTATGAACTGAGCTGGATTTGTTCCGAGGTCAATGACCCCGACTAACCTATTTACTCCCATTCAGGTCTCGCAAGTACAACTACAAACAAGTTTTTTAACTCATGTAATTTGTAACCCACCCATTTTAATACAACTAATGAATAGCTCTTGGCTTCGTCTCTCCCCCAGTACAGAGAATCTGGACCTAAACTAATGGAAGAAGTGAGTAAAAATTCTACCCCTGCAACACCTGGGAGACATTAGCTCACTTACACTTTTGTACAGAGATAGAGTAGGTACATGAGATCAACAACGCCTGTTCTCAGGACTCTCAAACAACACATTTCTCAATACTAACATCAAATAAGAGAATGTCCAGTCCCATTCAACCGCCGAGAACAGCACAGAGACTAATGGGCGGCGTGACTATCATCCCTATTTTGGATGGATTTACAAAAAGCTGCTGTTGCTCCCTGGCACATCGGCGGAAGGTATAAATACCAAGCTTTGTGAAAATGGGGGTTACTGATCTGATACACTTGAACCACAATTGTACAGGCGAGTTCATATCCCCGCTGATTCATTTGATATTTCTATTCAGTCAGCCGAAGGAGGCTTTGGAGAGGGAGGAAGCAACCTTAAGCCACctgtgttttattaaaatgaGTGCATTACAAattgtataaattaaaaacttggTCGCAGCTGTGACTGTCAGATATGAGAGACGGTTCAAGACAAAGGGCCCCAATGACCGCGGAGATACACCGTACCCGACCGCTAGGGGGCAGGTATGGGCTCGGTGGGGGGGCTATAGTCATTAGGTTGCTCTCTCCCAGTAGAGTTCTAACAGGCCAGGAAAAAGCTGAGTGGTTCATGTCTATGTtcctggtaatttttttttccaatgaaaatctGGAATGGATTCCTGAGTCCCATATAAAAAACATGGGAAATTAAAAagtgccctgggaactgcagcaggACCAGACCCACTTCGGTCCTAAATGCAGCTAGATGACAGcttgacacacacacaggtgGCATTTCCACACATTGAGAGAAAAGTATCAGTCACTGTCTCCTCCAGCAGATTGGCACATCTTTAGCTACTGCTTTCCTGTTTTAGCACAAAATCCTGGAGTCACTACTGGACATGTGATCCTGCTTAGTTGTGAGTGGTTTAGAGTTTATAGTCTTGGGTGACAGCTGTGTGTGGATTAACTTTGATAGGCCACGCCTGACTATTGGATCTGTAGAGCAGTATGTGAGGGGAAGAAAGGGTGATCACCTGCAGAAATCTCCACACTGTAAATACACTGTTCAAAAATAGTTCATCTGCTAAATAACAGTTTATGGAAGAAGTGGAATTACATAATTTATCTGTTTTTCAATAGGAGGACTAACTTCTTTGGGTATCTAATACTAATCTTATACTTTTCCACTTCAGGATGACTAAATAAAGGAAGATCTGTATGCATGTAGcttgtaatgaaaaatatttacataactCAGGATGACCTCACAATTTAAGATTAGAAGAGAGAAAAAGTATAGCCACAACTGGggcctgtttttaaaatataacttgtatagatttattttttatttcgaaGCACTTATATCTGAATACCTATCTAAAATGTTATATATTAACTAAACTTGAACCAAAACTGGTCCCAGTGCTCAGACAATGTCAGCCTTTGGTGTGAACAAAAAGCAGGAAAAAGTAAATAATCCTAAAAGGGAAAAGCTAATGAAAACAAGCAGCAACATTCTTATAGCTGTACCAACTGAAAAGAGAGACTGCTCAGAGCCCTGAAGAGACCCTCAGTATTCTACACGTAGAAGCCGTTGGCCTTCAAATCACAGTGCAAGGTGTATCCTTTCAGCCAAGCCTTTAATGGCTGAgtctaaggtcccaatcctgaaagCACTTATGCATTTGGTTAACTTAACTATCATGGACAGTTGCATTGAAATCTATTAAACTATTCATGGtaataaagttaaacacatgtgtAAGGGAGTGAAGGACTGAAGCCTAAATTAAGACATGGCATCCATACTGCCATCACACtatttttctgatttgttttcttGTGGGTAATAATTAATTAGGGAAAGGTTAATATTTCTACTCACTGGGGGCAATTCTAAACTGTATATTGTTTTGTATATGATTTGTCCAGAGGCAGTGGTAATGGGTACATTAaaagtcattaaaataaatatgaagaaaataaGACTTTTAGAATTCTAAGGGTTTTTTAATTGGCATTATCCTAAAACCAAATCCATTTGTGGCTCCTTTTCTGCCTAGCACTAATAGTATTTTTCCTCACTAGCACTGCTGCCATTTGTGGTAGTGACACAAACTACCATCTTCAGAGATTGTTCCACAGGATGAACCAAAAACAGAGACATGATTTCTAGACATTGAAGAGTTAAATGGAAGTTAAAGTACTGTCACTGCTTGGTCCTTGCAGTGGAAGAAAAGGTGTTTTTTCTGGTAAGCAGTCTTTGGGGTTTTTAATCAAAGCTTATAAATAGATGTTGCTGATTTTTGGGGTATGTAATATTGATTATTATAGATCCAGCAATCTGCATATATATTCATTTATCCTTTTAGGATCCCGCATTTTCCCCCATGGAACctttgtaaaatggcaataaatgTGATCCTTTTTGTGTGCCTCTACAGTCACATATGAATATTTAGTGAATAATAAGTTTTTACTGccttttactcctgttagccagcAGAGCCAACACAGTTCAGAGTGAATGAGATGGAGTCTGTTCCCTCTTGTGCATCATCAAGCATTGTTCAGAACTGAAATTAAAGTTCcattcagttacacctgtgcaaactctATCACAGTCAATGAGGTTGCAGAGGTGTCAAGGAGGGTCTAATTTGGTTTGTAGCACCTTTATAATTGATGATAATATGCATGGAGGAGAGAAGTCAGCTTAGCGGTCAGAGGACAGGATGACTTTGCAAGACTGGCTATTAGGGAAAAAACAGCCTCATCTTCTTACTTATACACAGGGTATATTTGATATGGAAATTCACAGTGCCATGGAGCCCACAATGACATTGTTGtagtaaatttttaacagtactTTAAATACCTGTTGTGTGTTACAAGATGTTGCAATAATTtgggctaataataataataaataacatcacTAGGTTTTCAAAACTTTTACTAGAGAAACAGTACCTGTTTTGCTCCTTCAAAATGTCTGACACAtcagaaattaattaaaaattaatgttagCATTCAAGATAGTGATGACTAGATGAATTAAAAAGATTAGGTTGATATAGTGGACCTTTGACTACCATCAGCCCTGCATGTAAGCGCAGAGCTCTTATAACAGATATATGCTACAGCAAATCAAATCACTCGTGCTCTTTGGAATGAGCCACTAAAGGTTTTAACATCTTTCAAACATAGAGTACCCATGtgtttatttaattttagatGAGTTTTTGAAACGTCAATATTAAGTTTTTTCTCTGTTGTTCAAGCCCTCAAGAACAAGTGACTGTATCAGTTTGACAATTAGCCATCTGTATGTCAGTTGCTTCAGTCCACAGGCTCAGAGAGGACTGCTGGGCAGCAAAAGTTATCTGTAGATTTTATCATTGcactcctggccccattgaagtcaatcagagttttgcaattgacttgaAAGGGGCCAAAATTTCCTCTTATTTTTAGAGGAACCTAAAGGTAGAAAACATTGATTTTATACTGAAGTAGTACTGAATCACGTAGGGAAGGAGTAGTGTTATTTATTGCCTTTATTACTGATCGGGTAGAGTGAATAAACACCACATTAATGATATTCACCAATGACACTATGTTAATAGGAGTAgaccaataaggaaagagaaATAATACCAAGGGATCCAGAGAGTTtagaaaaaaaggcagaaaataataaaatgaatttcTTCATGGACAATGGCAAGTTAATACATTTTCTGAAAATAACTTGAAACACTGATAGAAGGGAGAAATTTGTGCAACAGTCATGCAGATTGAGACCTATGTGGATAGTGGGCAGCAAACTGATGTGAGTTTGTAATGTGTTATGGCTGCAAAATAAAAGtccaatgcaattttgggttgaaTAAGCGAAAGTATCACATCACAGAGCAGACAGGTACTAACCCTTCTTTACACAACTCTCCTGTGACCTGAGATACTGTATTCAGGTCTGGGCACTGGCAGAGAGATcttcacaggaacaaagggcCTAGATTCTGGAAGGTATTTAGGCCATTgataccaatgggagttaggtgcctaaattcctttcaggatctgggcctatgtgcctctctgccctttgtgcctttgataaACTCCCCTCTTCAATCCCCCATTAGAAAAATTTTATTAATGAATTTGAAGGGCGCTCCAAAAAGAGCAAGAGAAATGATCAAGAGGCTTCTGAGGAAAGATTTCAAGAGCTATATACGTATAGTTTGGCTAAGTAATTACTGTGAGTAGATATAATAGCCCACAAATATCTAAAGGGTGTGAACACCCAAGGGGGGGATGAATTATTTAGTGTGATACATTAAGAAAGGGCAAATTCAGGCTAAATATCAAGGGAAAACCTCCTAGCAGTGAGATATTCTTGGGTATACCAAGGGGAGGGGCGAAGCCCCACTTTAAAATGAGAGgggacaaaacactagaaaaattACTGCAGAGAATAATCCTGTATTGGCAGGGAGAGGAATTGGATAATCTAACTGGTCCTTTCAGTATTTAGTGTCTAGAATTCTGTGATGCTATGGTGAAGTGCATAGGATTATAAtttaggaaaataataaaatccaTCCTATGTTTCTGTGTAAATCAGTTTCCTCAAATTCAAAGATTCACAAACTTCAAGTTCCGGATATGAAGTGGTGTTGCAGAAAAGATGTTCCCCTGATCCTAACAACCAGTAATTAAAAAACACCACCTAAAAACACCATCGAAACAATCTTATCTCCTTGTTCAGAACTCTCAGCATGCTTAAAATCCATAAATTCTCATTTTACACTAAATATTAACCATTTTATGTTGTGTAATATTTGTGTTCTTGCAGGCAGTCTCATACATCATGATCATTTGCTAGTATTTTCTTTTGCATCTCTCCTGGATGACCTACAGCTGTTtccatgtttcttttttaattcctCTTAAAGCCTCCAGGACAAAGTCTGCTGCTGTTTCTTAAGCCTCAATTCAGCAAAcatttacatatgtgcttaacaTATGTGAATAATCCctctgatttaaatgggagcgCTCATGTGaataaagctaagcatgtgaGTAAATATTTGCGGGATCAGAACTTCATTCATTATGTCTTTCTAAATTCTTGACACAGGATCCTCAACAGATGCAGCTGTGTTGAGGTAAATATTGCAGCTATACCTGGTGCTGCCATGTGGAATGATAGCTCCAGTTTCCAAGAAGCCCTTAATTTCCCCAATTCTTTCACTATGGTGGTGTCTTTCTTACACTTTTACAAAAGTCAGGTTCATGAGTGAGCTGTGGCACCATTCTGTAATTTTAAAAGGCTTGTAAACaggtattgttttttaaattctggcAGGCCCATGGAGCCCTGGGCAAATCCACTTGATTTCCATTTCACAGGTGTTTACCATAGtgtaactgcattttaaaatgtatcaatttatattttttttgcctttattCTCATCTTTTGCCATAAATAATTGAAGAAGGGGCAATTAAATCAATTCCCTCTGTAGACAtgatcctgcaacctttactcaggcaaaattccattTTGCCCTCTGTTAGTCAGCTAGCCAAGTAAACAATTACTTTGCAGTGCATTTCCTTTGCAGTTCATATATACAGGGAATGATTTACTAGAGGTTTAGAACctgacagggttaaaaaaaagttaagtatTTGAAGTTACAACCATGCAGTTTATTAATAACTAATTGGCCTTTTTACAAAACCAATGGAGAGGAAATATTATAGTGTTTTGCATGCTTGCTACTCAGATTGTTTCGTTTCCTATCATCTGCAGTTAAAAAGAATATGTAGAAGTTAAGGAAATAAAGTTGTCTCTAATTTGACAATAGCGAGGAAACCCCAGTCAAGCATACCACGGAGAATAATTATGGCTGAATAAAGCACAAATGGCCTTTAACCACCACATTGCTGTCATCTCTCACATTTGACCCAACAACTGACCAATCTCCATTAATAATCTTATGATAGAGATAGGTCTTTTATctaatctttttaaaatctttttcttccttctcctgtaCATGAGTGAGCTGTATTAGATTCTTCAGTGCCCATAGATTCTTGCAACAGATTGTTGCCAAATACAAAGGCACTGACTTGAG
This genomic window from Trachemys scripta elegans isolate TJP31775 chromosome 6, CAS_Tse_1.0, whole genome shotgun sequence contains:
- the FOXB2 gene encoding forkhead box protein B2, which translates into the protein MPRPGKSSYSDQKPPYSYISLTAMAIQHSAEKMLPLSDIYKFIMERFPYYREHTQRWQNSLRHNLSFNDCFIKIPRRPDQPGKGSFWALHPDCGDMFENGSFLRRRKRFKVLRPEPPLPGGVPKGPAHPPHVVHYFHPQHPGKMQGLGTSEAAVAAAAAAAAAGVGRLPQFQPYGLNGSSPSSGFKHPFAIENIIGRDYKGVIQASGLPLASVMHHLGYPVSSQLSNMVSSVWPHVGVMDSMASMPVSHEYGPFGVPMKALCHPPGQTMPAVPVPIKPTPALPPVSAIPALTVNPSQICPSTSPASSSLLEQTPPTPSEGKSALHSVLVHS